In the genome of Methylococcus sp. EFPC2, the window TGGAGAACCTGGCGCAACATCGCGGACGGGTGACCAGCGAACTGGTGAACGAAGCCTTGCAACGCGGCGGCCGGATACTGGGCGAAAGTCCGGGGGTACGGGAGCTGATGCGCAACATCGACATCGTCGCCCGCTCCGATCTGACGGTTCTGGTGATGGGCGAAACCGGCGTCGGCAAGGAAGTCGTCACCCGTCTCATCCACGCGCAATCGCTACGGACCGACCAGCCGCTGGTGTACGTGAATTGCGCGGCGCTCCCGGAAACCCTGGCCGAGAGCGAGCTGTTCGGACATGTCCGCGGCGCTTTCACCGGTGCCAGTGCCGACCGGGCCGGAAAATTCGAGTTGGCGGAAGGCGGCACCCTATTTCTGGATGAAGTGGGCGAGTTGCCGCTTGCGATACAGGCCAAGCTGCTGCGCGCCCTGCAGTTCGGCGAGATCCAGCGGCTCGGCTCGGATAAGAGCCATCGCGCCAACGTGCGCATCATCGCCGCGACCAACCGGGAACTCGCGGAAGAAGTGAAAGCCGGGCGATTTCGGGCCGACCTTTACCACCGGCTCAGCGTGTTCCCTTTGAATGTGCCGCCGTTACGGGAGCGGCTCACGGATGTCGCGCCGCTGGCCGGCTACTTCCTCGACCAGGCCCGCATACGTCTCGGTCTGGAGCGGGTAAACCTGGCGCCCGCGACCATAAAGGCATTGAACGATTATTCCTGGCCCGGCAACGTGCGCGAACTGGAGCACGTCATCCTCCGCGCCGCGCTGCGCGCCTCTGCGGACCGTGGACGGTCGCTGAGTTTGCAGCCCGACGATCTGGATATCGCTCCGGAAGCCTCGAAAATCGCGACCGCTAC includes:
- the norR gene encoding nitric oxide reductase transcriptional regulator NorR, whose translation is MSEALSMNMTGTAVLEAVLSLTANLSMKERTEGFLEIFAKITGNHACALLRYQDGVLVPVATRGLSPEVMGRTFHPVEHPRLAAFLESRTPVRFAPDDPRPDPYDALLLDDAGGNLSVHSCMGCSLYNENTLFGVLTADAREPGVFDGLNDRIFQTFAAIATVALRYETFISALENLAQHRGRVTSELVNEALQRGGRILGESPGVRELMRNIDIVARSDLTVLVMGETGVGKEVVTRLIHAQSLRTDQPLVYVNCAALPETLAESELFGHVRGAFTGASADRAGKFELAEGGTLFLDEVGELPLAIQAKLLRALQFGEIQRLGSDKSHRANVRIIAATNRELAEEVKAGRFRADLYHRLSVFPLNVPPLRERLTDVAPLAGYFLDQARIRLGLERVNLAPATIKALNDYSWPGNVRELEHVILRAALRASADRGRSLSLQPDDLDIAPEASKIATATASHAVDTSLANAVDEFQRKLILATLHDSGNRWAETARRLGLDRGNLHRLAKRLGIKQAVRIV